From the Rhodothalassiaceae bacterium genome, one window contains:
- the gltD gene encoding dihydropyrimidine dehydrogenase subunit A, whose amino-acid sequence MLEFIRIERQMPDKRPAVARVKDFREIYQALSEARAAAQASRCSQCGIPFCSSHCPLNNDIPDWLMLVAEGRWEEAYERAFATNALPEMCGRICPQDRLCEGHCVIEPGFGAVTIGAIENAIVEQAFAQGHARPLRPADERPEHVAIIGSGPAGLAAATRLRERGYRVTVFERADRPGGLLTYGIPGFKLDKAAVMRRIAWLEESGVTFRCNTALGQHVTLGELRRRYDAVLIATGAYRARRLDVPGVSLAGVVAAMDYLVTENRREFGDAIPADADRLLHAKDKRVLVIGGGDTAMDCVRTAVRQGAKSVHCIYRRDRTAMPGSPREVAHAEEEGVTFVWCRLPTAFEGSRQVRAALLQQLKLIPDPRGGRPHFEPIPDAEERMPADLVVLALGFTPEPLALPKGEPQPETHKDGRLKVDHRTLMTSIPGVFAAGDVMRGASLVVWAIKDGQRAAAAIDSWLKAGRPAAEEEAAAFAHAVGL is encoded by the coding sequence ATGCTGGAATTCATACGCATTGAACGCCAGATGCCGGACAAGCGCCCGGCGGTCGCGCGGGTGAAGGATTTCCGCGAGATCTACCAGGCGCTGAGCGAGGCGCGGGCCGCCGCCCAGGCCTCCCGCTGCTCGCAGTGCGGCATTCCCTTCTGCTCGAGCCATTGCCCGCTCAACAACGACATTCCCGACTGGCTGATGCTGGTGGCGGAAGGCCGCTGGGAGGAGGCCTACGAGCGGGCCTTCGCCACCAACGCCCTGCCCGAGATGTGCGGCCGCATCTGTCCGCAGGACCGGCTGTGCGAAGGCCACTGCGTGATCGAGCCCGGCTTCGGGGCGGTGACCATCGGCGCGATCGAGAACGCCATCGTGGAGCAGGCCTTCGCTCAAGGGCACGCCCGGCCGCTCCGCCCGGCGGACGAGCGCCCGGAGCATGTCGCCATCATCGGCAGCGGCCCGGCGGGGCTGGCCGCCGCGACCCGGCTGCGCGAGCGCGGCTATCGCGTGACCGTCTTCGAGCGGGCGGACCGCCCGGGCGGCCTGCTCACCTACGGCATTCCCGGCTTCAAGCTCGACAAGGCGGCGGTGATGCGCCGGATCGCCTGGCTCGAGGAGTCCGGCGTCACCTTCCGCTGCAACACCGCGCTCGGGCAGCATGTCACGCTCGGAGAGCTGCGCAGGCGCTACGACGCGGTGCTGATCGCGACCGGCGCCTACCGCGCCCGGCGGCTGGACGTGCCGGGCGTCTCGCTCGCCGGCGTCGTCGCCGCGATGGATTATCTCGTGACCGAAAACCGCCGCGAGTTCGGCGACGCGATTCCCGCCGATGCGGACCGCCTGCTCCATGCGAAGGACAAGCGGGTTCTCGTCATCGGCGGCGGGGATACGGCGATGGACTGCGTGCGCACCGCGGTGCGCCAGGGGGCGAAGTCGGTGCACTGCATCTACCGCCGCGACCGCACCGCCATGCCGGGCTCGCCGCGCGAGGTGGCCCACGCCGAGGAGGAGGGTGTCACCTTCGTCTGGTGCCGGCTGCCGACGGCCTTCGAGGGCAGCCGCCAGGTCCGCGCGGCGCTGCTCCAGCAGCTCAAGCTCATCCCCGATCCGCGCGGCGGACGCCCGCATTTCGAGCCGATCCCGGATGCCGAGGAGCGGATGCCGGCGGATCTCGTGGTGCTGGCGCTGGGGTTTACGCCCGAGCCTCTCGCCCTGCCCAAGGGCGAGCCGCAGCCCGAGACCCACAAGGACGGCCGGCTGAAGGTCGACCACCGCACGCTCATGACCAGCATCCCCGGCGTCTTCGCCGCCGGCGACGTGATGCGGGGCGCCTCTCTGGTCGTGTGGGCGATCAAGGACGGTCAGCGCGCGGCGGCCGCCATCGACAGCTGGCTGAAGGCAGGCCGTCCCGCGGCCGAGGAGGAGGCCGCGGCCTTCGCCCATGCCGTCGGGCTCTAG
- a CDS encoding cytochrome b, which yields MSGIGIHNTEDRYGWVAIAFHWAIAVLVIAQWLLGEAMHEWVSDRNLRFALFQWHKSVGLLILFVAIARILWRFKEPVPRPPADQPLWQVRVSRLVHWSLYALIILMPLSGWLRVSTSERQLPIMFFDLFEVPKLMGPNKELSDFFHEAHEVMATLILVLVVLHVAGALYHHFVRRDDVLRRMLGIAR from the coding sequence ATGTCGGGGATCGGCATCCACAACACGGAAGACCGCTACGGCTGGGTCGCGATCGCCTTCCACTGGGCGATCGCCGTGCTGGTCATCGCCCAGTGGCTGCTGGGCGAGGCGATGCACGAATGGGTGAGCGACCGCAACCTGCGCTTCGCACTCTTCCAGTGGCACAAGTCCGTCGGCCTGCTGATTCTCTTCGTCGCCATCGCGCGCATCCTGTGGCGGTTCAAGGAGCCGGTGCCGCGCCCGCCGGCGGACCAGCCGCTCTGGCAGGTGCGCGTGTCGCGCCTCGTCCACTGGTCGCTCTATGCGCTCATCATCCTGATGCCGCTCTCGGGCTGGCTCAGGGTCTCCACCTCCGAGCGCCAGCTTCCCATCATGTTCTTCGACCTGTTCGAGGTGCCGAAGCTGATGGGGCCGAACAAGGAGCTGTCGGACTTCTTCCATGAGGCCCACGAGGTGATGGCCACCCTGATCCTCGTGCTGGTGGTCCTCCATGTCGCGGGCGCCCTCTACCACCACTTCGTCCGGCGCGACGACGTGCTGCGCCGGATGCTGGGAATCGCGCGGTGA
- the nosX gene encoding FAD:protein FMN transferase: protein MEPERTSASWSRRRVLQVIAAAPAFAALPARARGADAAPVLWRGRLMGAEASLAIYAPPAARASAEEALAEAVALARRLEALFSLYRADSALVLLNETGRLRAPPPDFAALLAHAALMHRLTDGFFNPLVGVLFDLYLAHFADRPLDEAGPPRSALEAVRPLLCWSALRHDDRAVTLAAGAKLSFNGIAQGYATDRVAELLGRRGFRPVLVNFGEYRALGGHPRGTPFTVGLADPRAPGAVIGTLPVSPALAASSPFAAVFDEEGRFHHLLDPRTARPAADAPAGIWVAAGDATTADALSTGLAVAPPTRRHGILARFPGAKAWILGADGRLLPLSG, encoded by the coding sequence ATGGAGCCGGAGAGGACGAGCGCCAGCTGGAGCCGCAGGCGGGTGCTGCAGGTGATTGCCGCCGCACCCGCCTTCGCCGCGCTGCCGGCGCGCGCCCGTGGCGCCGACGCCGCACCCGTTCTCTGGCGGGGGCGTCTGATGGGCGCGGAGGCGAGCCTTGCGATCTACGCGCCGCCGGCGGCGCGGGCCTCGGCCGAGGAAGCGCTGGCGGAGGCCGTGGCGCTGGCGCGACGGCTCGAGGCGCTGTTCTCGCTCTACCGGGCGGACTCGGCGCTCGTGCTTCTCAACGAAACGGGCCGGCTGCGCGCGCCCCCGCCCGATTTCGCGGCCCTGCTGGCGCACGCGGCGCTGATGCACCGCCTGACCGACGGCTTCTTCAACCCGCTGGTGGGGGTTTTGTTCGATCTCTACCTCGCCCATTTCGCGGACCGGCCGCTGGATGAGGCGGGGCCGCCGAGATCGGCGCTCGAGGCCGTGCGGCCGCTGCTTTGCTGGTCGGCGTTGCGGCACGACGACCGCGCAGTCACGCTCGCCGCGGGCGCGAAGCTCAGCTTCAACGGCATCGCGCAGGGCTACGCGACGGACCGGGTGGCCGAGCTGCTGGGGCGCCGCGGGTTCCGGCCCGTTCTCGTGAACTTCGGGGAATACCGGGCGCTCGGCGGGCACCCCCGCGGGACGCCGTTCACGGTCGGGCTCGCCGATCCGCGCGCGCCCGGGGCGGTGATCGGGACGCTGCCGGTAAGCCCCGCCCTCGCCGCCTCCTCGCCCTTTGCCGCCGTCTTCGACGAGGAGGGGCGGTTTCACCATCTCCTCGACCCCCGGACGGCCCGGCCGGCCGCCGACGCGCCGGCGGGCATCTGGGTGGCGGCCGGGGATGCGACCACGGCGGATGCGCTCTCGACCGGGCTCGCGGTGGCGCCGCCGACGCGCCGGCACGGCATCCTCGCACGTTTTCCGGGTGCGAAGGCCTGGATTCTCGGAGCCGACGGAAGGCTTCTGCCGCTTTCCGGCTAG
- a CDS encoding N-acetyl-anhydromuranmyl-L-alanine amidase — MGPIRSHVSPNHDARPAGRTVDMIVLHYTGMPTGEAALHRLCGPEARVSAHYLVEEDGRIFALVPEERRAWHAGVAEWEGEADVNGRSIGIELVNPGHEFGYRPFPDAQIAALIALIRDIRRRWPVADSRILGHSDVAPLRKRDPGELFPWRRLAAAGIGLWPDREAAASTIAPLSALARFGYGWLEDPDEATRAAVVRAFQRHFRPERIDGRWDADCGRRLARLLALKEEERWPSSA; from the coding sequence ATGGGGCCGATCCGCAGCCACGTCTCTCCCAACCACGACGCCCGGCCCGCCGGGCGGACAGTGGACATGATCGTCCTGCACTACACCGGCATGCCGACGGGCGAGGCGGCCCTTCACCGGCTGTGCGGTCCCGAGGCGCGAGTCTCCGCGCATTATCTCGTCGAAGAGGACGGGCGCATTTTCGCCCTGGTCCCCGAAGAACGTCGGGCCTGGCATGCCGGGGTTGCCGAGTGGGAGGGCGAGGCGGACGTCAACGGCCGCTCCATCGGCATCGAGCTCGTCAATCCGGGCCACGAATTCGGCTACCGGCCGTTTCCGGACGCGCAGATCGCAGCCCTCATCGCCCTGATCAGAGATATCCGCCGCCGCTGGCCGGTCGCCGACAGCCGCATTCTCGGCCATTCCGACGTCGCGCCATTGCGCAAGCGGGACCCGGGCGAGCTCTTCCCCTGGCGGCGGCTTGCCGCCGCCGGGATCGGTCTGTGGCCGGACCGCGAGGCGGCCGCGTCAACCATCGCTCCCCTTTCGGCCCTCGCCCGCTTCGGATATGGCTGGCTGGAAGATCCCGACGAGGCGACGCGGGCGGCGGTGGTGCGGGCCTTCCAGCGCCACTTCCGCCCGGAACGCATCGACGGCCGGTGGGATGCGGACTGCGGGCGGCGGCTCGCCCGCCTGCTCGCGCTGAAGGAAGAGGAGAGATGGCCATCATCCGCCTAG
- a CDS encoding molecular chaperone DjlA: protein MDVWYALGRSVGKALKRGRRAYDRALERGGEDPASRALRGVEFTIAVIALSAKMAKADGAVTEDEVAAFRRIFRPPPEEMSRVAKAYGRAQTTTLGYEAYAARLGRLFADRPGLLEDLLDALFYIARADGRVDEKELVFLHKVARSFGFSDARFAAIRARNLGLMRDDPYAVLGLEPDAPFAEVRRRYLELVRQNHPDRLQAEGLPESFLAVANERMRQITGAYQAIERQQRGPRA from the coding sequence ATGGACGTATGGTATGCGCTGGGCAGGTCGGTGGGCAAGGCCTTGAAGCGCGGGCGCAGGGCCTATGACCGTGCGCTCGAGAGGGGCGGCGAGGATCCGGCGAGCCGGGCGCTCAGAGGCGTCGAGTTCACCATCGCGGTCATCGCGCTTTCGGCCAAGATGGCGAAGGCCGACGGCGCGGTGACCGAGGACGAGGTGGCGGCCTTCCGGCGCATCTTCCGGCCGCCGCCGGAGGAGATGTCCCGGGTCGCGAAGGCCTACGGCCGCGCGCAGACGACGACGCTGGGTTACGAGGCCTATGCCGCCCGTCTCGGCCGCCTGTTCGCCGACCGGCCGGGTCTGCTGGAGGACCTGCTCGATGCCCTCTTCTACATCGCCAGGGCCGACGGCCGCGTGGACGAAAAGGAGCTCGTCTTCCTCCACAAGGTCGCCCGCTCGTTCGGCTTCTCGGACGCGCGTTTCGCCGCCATCCGCGCCCGCAATCTGGGCCTGATGCGCGATGATCCCTATGCGGTGCTGGGGCTCGAGCCCGATGCGCCTTTCGCCGAGGTGCGCCGGCGGTATCTGGAACTCGTGCGGCAGAACCATCCCGATCGTCTTCAGGCGGAAGGGCTGCCCGAATCCTTCCTCGCCGTCGCCAACGAGCGCATGCGCCAGATCACCGGCGCCTATCAGGCGATCGAGCGGCAACAGCGGGGCCCGCGCGCATGA
- the oplaH gene encoding 5-oxoprolinase codes for MADGMGRWRIFVDRGGTFTDLVAVDPQGRLRVVKLLSADPAHYRDATVEGVRRLLGLAPGEEIPADAIAEIRIGTTVATNALLERKGAASALVVTEGFRDAIWLARTHRPHLFALKIERPAPLFAAVIEARERVGADGAVVEPLDEAALETALARVKAEGIESIAIAFVHADRFPDHERRAAALARRLGFREVVASHEAAPVIGFWARGQTAVADAYLTPVLRHYVAQLQEAFRGVPLTFMQSSGGRIGAGGFRGRNAVLSGPAGGVVGAARVAQAHGLARIIGFDMGGTSTDVSRYDGRHRLSDRKEIEGITLRVPMVAVDTVAAGGGSICRFDGERLRVGPDSAGADPGPACYGRGGPLTVTDCNLLLGRLVPAFFPRVFGPGGDAPLDVAAARTRLEEVAAEVAARTGTAPAPEALAEGFLDIAVERMARAIKRITLEEGADPRDYALVAFGGAGGQLACRVAEALEIGRVLVHPLSGVLSALGIGAAGLETRRLKGLLLPLDGEGLRRLAAEAEEEEAALARELVHAAAEAGLAATGWRTASGFRLRLRYHDADSDIEIAWPGPGAGAGVHDLEAAFAAAHRRLFGYVDEGRSIVISGLITEVRLVDETPLPEPERPAGPGRPAATARLRARGRWHDAPVFRRADLAAGLAIAGPAIIADATQTIVIDPGWRGVVERDGSLLIARTGRRRVRPRQAAARPDPAMLERFHNFFMAIAESMGAVLEATAASVNMKERLDFSCAVFDAAGALVANAPHMPVHLGSMGLTVRAMIDHFAGRWRPGDAVVTNDPAAGGTHLPDVTVVMPVFLSEGDAEPAYFVAARGHHADIGGIAPGSMPPDSTRLEEEGIVIPPRFLLRDGRFLEEEILALLGKGPWAARAPARNIADLKAQLAAVERGRQELLALVAAHGRGMVDAYMRHIHDNAARAVRRLLRRLPEGHVRYEMDCGALLDVRIAIDRRARRAVFDLTGSSDQHPGNFNAPRAVSRAAVLYVLRCLVGEDIPLNDGCLIPVDIRLRPGSILDPAPGAAVVAGNVETSQALTNALLMASGAEAASQGTMNNLSFGNARHQYYETICGGTGAGPDFDGADAVQSHMTNSRLTDVEVLETRHPVRVEKFGIRTGSGGAGRHRGGHGAVRRFLFLEEMEARILSSHRRAGPPGLAGGGPGASGVNRVIRADGRSELLEAADGRRMRAGDRLEILTPGGGGWGPPS; via the coding sequence ATGGCGGACGGCATGGGACGCTGGCGGATCTTCGTCGATCGCGGCGGCACCTTTACCGATCTCGTGGCGGTCGACCCGCAGGGGCGGCTGCGGGTCGTGAAGCTGCTGTCCGCGGACCCCGCGCATTACCGGGACGCCACGGTGGAGGGCGTGCGCCGGCTGCTCGGTCTTGCCCCGGGCGAGGAGATCCCGGCCGATGCCATCGCCGAGATCCGCATCGGTACCACGGTGGCCACCAATGCGCTTCTCGAGCGCAAGGGGGCGGCCTCAGCGCTGGTCGTCACCGAAGGCTTTCGCGATGCGATCTGGCTTGCGCGCACGCACCGGCCGCACCTCTTTGCGCTGAAGATCGAGCGCCCGGCGCCGCTGTTTGCGGCCGTGATCGAGGCGCGCGAGCGCGTCGGCGCCGATGGTGCGGTGGTCGAGCCTCTCGACGAGGCGGCGCTCGAGACCGCGCTCGCCCGGGTGAAGGCGGAGGGGATCGAAAGCATCGCCATCGCCTTCGTCCATGCCGACCGCTTTCCCGACCACGAGCGCCGCGCCGCCGCCCTCGCGCGCCGGCTCGGTTTCCGCGAGGTGGTGGCAAGCCACGAGGCCGCACCCGTCATCGGCTTCTGGGCGCGCGGACAGACCGCGGTCGCCGACGCCTATCTCACGCCCGTGCTGCGCCACTATGTGGCGCAGCTGCAGGAGGCCTTCCGGGGCGTGCCGCTCACCTTCATGCAGTCCTCCGGCGGCCGCATCGGGGCGGGCGGCTTTCGCGGACGCAACGCGGTGCTCTCGGGCCCCGCCGGCGGGGTGGTCGGCGCGGCCCGGGTCGCGCAGGCGCATGGCCTTGCGCGCATCATCGGCTTCGACATGGGGGGCACGTCCACCGACGTCTCCCGCTACGACGGCCGCCACCGCCTGAGCGACCGCAAGGAGATCGAAGGGATCACCCTGCGGGTGCCGATGGTGGCGGTGGACACGGTCGCCGCCGGCGGCGGCTCGATCTGCCGCTTCGACGGCGAACGCCTGAGGGTGGGGCCCGATTCGGCGGGCGCCGATCCGGGACCGGCCTGCTACGGCCGCGGCGGGCCGCTCACGGTCACAGACTGCAACCTGCTGCTCGGCCGCCTGGTTCCCGCCTTCTTCCCCCGGGTCTTCGGACCCGGCGGCGACGCGCCGCTCGATGTCGCGGCCGCGCGCACGCGGCTCGAGGAGGTCGCGGCCGAGGTCGCAGCGCGCACGGGCACCGCGCCGGCACCGGAGGCGCTCGCTGAGGGCTTTCTCGACATCGCCGTCGAGCGCATGGCCCGCGCCATCAAGCGCATCACGCTGGAGGAGGGCGCGGATCCCAGGGACTATGCGCTGGTGGCCTTCGGCGGGGCGGGCGGCCAGCTCGCCTGCCGGGTGGCGGAGGCGCTGGAGATCGGGCGCGTGCTGGTGCATCCGCTCTCGGGCGTGCTGTCCGCACTCGGCATCGGTGCGGCCGGCCTCGAGACGCGGCGGCTCAAGGGGCTTCTCCTCCCCCTCGACGGCGAGGGCCTGCGCCGGCTTGCGGCGGAAGCGGAAGAGGAGGAGGCGGCGCTCGCCCGGGAGCTCGTCCACGCGGCGGCCGAGGCCGGGCTCGCCGCCACGGGCTGGCGCACCGCGTCCGGTTTCCGTCTGCGGCTGCGCTACCATGACGCCGACAGCGACATCGAGATCGCCTGGCCGGGGCCCGGGGCGGGGGCCGGCGTTCACGACCTCGAGGCGGCCTTCGCCGCGGCGCACCGGCGCCTCTTCGGTTATGTGGACGAGGGCCGGTCCATCGTCATCTCGGGCCTCATCACCGAGGTGCGGCTGGTCGACGAGACGCCCCTGCCGGAGCCCGAACGGCCTGCCGGACCGGGCCGGCCCGCCGCGACCGCGCGGCTTCGTGCCCGCGGGCGCTGGCACGATGCCCCGGTCTTCCGCCGTGCCGATCTTGCGGCGGGACTGGCGATCGCCGGTCCCGCCATCATCGCCGACGCCACCCAGACCATCGTCATCGATCCGGGCTGGCGCGGGGTGGTCGAGCGCGACGGCAGCCTGCTCATCGCCCGGACGGGTCGCCGGCGCGTCCGGCCCCGGCAGGCGGCCGCACGGCCCGACCCCGCGATGCTGGAGCGCTTCCACAACTTCTTCATGGCGATCGCGGAGAGCATGGGCGCGGTGCTGGAGGCGACGGCGGCCTCGGTCAACATGAAGGAGCGGCTGGATTTCTCCTGCGCCGTCTTCGACGCCGCGGGAGCGCTGGTGGCGAACGCCCCGCACATGCCCGTGCATCTCGGCTCCATGGGGCTGACGGTGCGCGCCATGATCGACCATTTCGCCGGACGCTGGCGGCCGGGGGATGCGGTGGTCACCAATGATCCGGCGGCCGGCGGCACGCATCTGCCCGACGTGACGGTGGTGATGCCGGTGTTCCTGTCGGAGGGGGATGCCGAGCCGGCCTACTTCGTCGCCGCCCGCGGTCATCATGCGGACATCGGCGGCATCGCGCCGGGTTCCATGCCGCCGGATTCCACCAGGCTCGAGGAAGAAGGCATCGTCATCCCACCCCGCTTCCTGCTGCGGGACGGACGGTTCCTCGAGGAAGAGATTCTCGCCCTGCTCGGCAAGGGGCCCTGGGCCGCGCGCGCACCGGCGCGCAACATCGCGGATCTGAAGGCCCAGCTCGCGGCGGTCGAGCGCGGGCGCCAGGAACTGCTGGCGCTGGTGGCGGCCCACGGACGCGGGATGGTCGATGCCTACATGCGCCACATCCATGACAATGCCGCGCGGGCCGTGCGGCGGCTGCTGCGGCGTCTGCCGGAGGGCCATGTGCGCTACGAGATGGACTGCGGCGCGCTGCTCGACGTGCGCATCGCGATCGACCGGCGCGCGCGCCGGGCGGTCTTCGACCTGACGGGATCGAGCGACCAGCATCCCGGCAATTTCAACGCCCCGCGGGCCGTGAGCCGGGCGGCCGTGCTCTACGTTCTGCGCTGTCTGGTGGGCGAGGACATCCCCTTGAACGATGGCTGCCTCATTCCGGTGGACATCCGCCTGAGGCCCGGCTCGATCCTCGATCCCGCACCGGGTGCGGCGGTGGTGGCCGGGAATGTCGAGACCAGCCAGGCGCTCACCAACGCGCTCCTGATGGCGAGCGGGGCCGAGGCCGCAAGCCAGGGCACCATGAACAATCTGAGCTTCGGCAACGCCCGCCACCAGTACTACGAGACGATCTGCGGCGGCACCGGCGCGGGCCCCGACTTCGACGGGGCGGACGCCGTCCAGAGCCACATGACGAATTCCCGGCTCACCGACGTCGAGGTGCTGGAAACCCGCCATCCCGTGCGGGTCGAAAAATTCGGCATCCGCACGGGCTCCGGCGGCGCCGGACGCCACCGCGGCGGCCACGGGGCGGTGCGCCGCTTCCTGTTCCTGGAGGAGATGGAGGCGCGCATCCTCTCCTCCCACCGCCGCGCGGGCCCGCCGGGGCTCGCCGGCGGCGGGCCCGGCGCGTCGGGGGTCAACCGCGTGATCCGCGCGGACGGCCGCAGCGAGCTTCTGGAGGCCGCGGACGGCCGGCGCATGCGTGCGGGCGACCGGCTGGAGATCCTGACCCCGGGCGGCGGTGGCTGGGGCCCGCCTTCCTGA
- the fadD gene encoding long-chain-fatty-acid--CoA ligase, whose translation MSDEAAGPAAERPAPAAVDPFTPERLLAPSMPALIAGACREHAAKPAFSIVLPNGWTRTLTFAEIDALSDDFAFFLRERLGLEAGDVVAVMGPNCLAYPIAAYGIMKAGCVFTGLNPLYTGEEARFQLADSQAKALVVVDLFADRLEAALDGTGVRHPIRFSIAEFFPLWQRLLITWKLRREGRLKPFPRPAIPFSRALGEGRRVRGGRRSEVYWRERRLDDPQIFQYTGGTTGRPKGAEITAFNLLANITQQEIMSGETLRARASDHETTLLVLPLYHAYALAIGAMHAMRAGTHIVLVPNPRPLKNLKPAFDRFPITLLPGVNALFQGLLEEDWFVAHPPRHLKLCVSGAAPLSAAVRARWKEVTGCEIHEGYGLTEGTCIVTASPLDETMKPGTVGRPLPGTEIRIVDDEGRDCPPGVPGEIWIRGPQVMRGYRNRPEETAAVLADGWLKTGDVGFLDEDGFLVIADRKKDMIIVSGFNVYPAEVEAVLAEHPGVAEAAVVGAPDEKAGEVPWAFVVRRDPALDEAALKAHVAARLTAYKRPKRYVFVDELPKSPVGKVLRRTLREEARRLAGETIPPRRDPEMRAPRRHPLA comes from the coding sequence ATGTCGGACGAAGCGGCAGGGCCGGCGGCCGAGCGGCCCGCGCCGGCAGCGGTGGACCCGTTCACCCCCGAGCGGCTGCTCGCGCCGTCCATGCCGGCGCTGATCGCGGGCGCCTGCCGGGAGCATGCGGCAAAACCCGCCTTCTCGATCGTTCTGCCCAACGGCTGGACGCGCACGCTCACCTTTGCCGAGATCGATGCGCTCTCCGACGATTTCGCCTTCTTCCTGCGCGAGAGACTGGGACTTGAAGCCGGCGACGTGGTGGCCGTGATGGGGCCCAACTGCCTCGCCTATCCGATCGCGGCCTACGGGATCATGAAGGCGGGGTGCGTCTTCACCGGCCTCAATCCGCTCTATACGGGCGAGGAGGCGCGGTTCCAGCTGGCGGATTCGCAGGCGAAGGCGCTCGTCGTCGTGGACCTGTTCGCGGACCGGCTGGAGGCGGCGCTGGACGGCACCGGCGTCCGGCATCCGATCCGCTTTTCGATCGCGGAGTTCTTCCCGCTCTGGCAGCGGCTTCTCATCACGTGGAAACTGCGGCGCGAAGGCCGGTTGAAACCCTTTCCGCGCCCTGCGATCCCGTTTTCGCGCGCACTCGGCGAAGGCCGGCGCGTGCGTGGCGGGCGCAGGAGCGAGGTCTACTGGCGCGAGCGCCGTCTCGACGATCCGCAGATCTTCCAGTACACCGGCGGCACCACCGGCCGGCCCAAGGGGGCGGAGATCACCGCCTTCAATCTTCTCGCCAACATCACCCAGCAGGAGATCATGAGCGGCGAGACCCTGCGCGCCCGCGCAAGCGATCACGAGACCACGCTTCTCGTGCTGCCGCTCTATCACGCCTATGCGCTGGCCATCGGCGCAATGCATGCGATGCGCGCCGGGACCCACATCGTGCTGGTGCCCAACCCCCGGCCATTGAAGAACCTCAAGCCCGCCTTCGACCGCTTTCCGATCACGCTGCTGCCGGGGGTCAACGCCCTCTTCCAGGGGCTGCTCGAGGAGGACTGGTTCGTCGCGCATCCGCCCCGCCATCTGAAGCTCTGTGTCTCGGGTGCCGCACCGCTCAGCGCCGCGGTGCGTGCGCGCTGGAAGGAGGTGACGGGTTGCGAGATCCACGAAGGCTACGGGCTGACCGAGGGCACCTGCATCGTCACGGCCTCGCCGCTGGATGAGACGATGAAGCCCGGCACCGTCGGCCGGCCCCTGCCGGGCACGGAGATCCGCATCGTCGACGACGAGGGCCGCGACTGCCCGCCCGGCGTGCCGGGCGAGATCTGGATCCGCGGCCCGCAGGTGATGCGCGGCTACCGCAACCGGCCGGAGGAGACGGCGGCCGTGCTGGCGGACGGCTGGCTGAAGACGGGAGACGTCGGCTTTCTCGACGAGGACGGCTTTCTCGTCATCGCCGACCGCAAGAAGGACATGATCATCGTCTCCGGCTTCAACGTCTATCCGGCGGAAGTCGAGGCGGTGCTCGCCGAGCATCCCGGCGTGGCGGAGGCGGCCGTGGTCGGCGCGCCGGACGAGAAGGCGGGCGAGGTGCCCTGGGCCTTCGTCGTGCGCCGCGATCCGGCTTTGGATGAGGCGGCGCTGAAGGCCCATGTGGCGGCAAGGCTGACGGCCTACAAGCGCCCCAAACGCTACGTCTTCGTGGACGAGCTGCCGAAGTCCCCCGTCGGCAAGGTGCTGCGACGGACCCTGCGCGAGGAGGCGCGACGGCTGGCGGGTGAGACCATCCCGCCCCGGCGTGACCCGGAGATGCGTGCGCCGCGCCGTCACCCGCTGGCTTGA